The following proteins come from a genomic window of Phnomibacter ginsenosidimutans:
- a CDS encoding efflux RND transporter periplasmic adaptor subunit — MFHNQPNIRVAALASLSFVALLLTACGGEDPVAVQENKTPITVTLATPSGAVNGGIAVSGQLESKQTANISTRMMGHITKMYVQVGDRVRRGQTLVNIAAEDIQAKRMQTNAAITEAEAHVASAQKDYERFNNLYKKQSATAKELDNVTLQYNAAKARLEAARQMRNEVNAQGGYIALTAPFDGVVTSPHGRRW; from the coding sequence ATGTTTCACAATCAACCAAACATCCGCGTTGCTGCATTGGCTTCGCTGTCTTTCGTAGCCCTGTTGCTCACTGCCTGCGGCGGCGAAGATCCTGTGGCCGTACAAGAAAATAAAACGCCCATAACTGTTACATTGGCTACACCTTCAGGTGCGGTAAACGGCGGTATTGCAGTAAGCGGTCAGCTCGAATCGAAGCAAACCGCTAACATCAGCACCCGCATGATGGGGCATATCACTAAAATGTATGTACAGGTAGGCGATCGTGTTCGTCGTGGCCAAACCCTGGTGAATATTGCTGCCGAAGACATTCAGGCAAAACGCATGCAAACCAATGCGGCTATCACAGAAGCGGAAGCTCATGTGGCCAGTGCACAAAAGGATTACGAACGCTTCAACAATTTGTACAAAAAACAAAGTGCTACCGCCAAAGAACTGGACAACGTAACACTGCAATACAATGCTGCAAAAGCACGGTTGGAAGCAGCCCGCCAAATGCGCAATGAAGTAAATGCACAGGGTGGTTACATTGCCCTCACTGCACCGTTTGATGGTGTAGTAACAAGCCCGCATGGCCGACGATGGTGA
- a CDS encoding TolC family protein codes for MCNRFWNYIIKSFWQTGVLMLIVVGATAQNNTVSLGLQQAIDSTLQRNKDVQLAMLEQRIAQSKYKEMDAVFLPQVDFSFTALHSDNPLNVFGFKLQQQSVQAADFNPTLLNNPKSIGDFTAKLQVKQPILNLDMIHLRKAVAKQADIYGYKAQRTKEYLTYEVQKAYLQLQLLYQQVSVLQEALATAQATAVFVQHRVDEGLMQKADLMNTKVMMTGIESSIAEAKSNIANASDFLSLLMDKPYGTVYAVQQGANSMTVNTGKTIAANRADFAAMQAAIDASDLAMAAGKKSYLPKLNAFASYQYNDRSLLGFGSGSYLAGAMLSWDIFKGNSTKNKLATQQLERTRLADQLDIQRQQSDLELAKTIRQYDDANYRIAQQEAAVATATEALRMLKDRHEQGLAGNTDLLMAQNQLSQQKLALANAIFQRNSTAALIQFLTANTQ; via the coding sequence ATGTGCAACAGATTTTGGAATTACATTATTAAATCGTTTTGGCAAACAGGCGTGTTGATGTTGATTGTAGTTGGCGCTACAGCACAAAACAACACCGTAAGTCTTGGTTTGCAACAGGCCATTGACAGCACATTGCAACGCAATAAAGATGTGCAGCTGGCCATGTTGGAGCAGCGCATTGCGCAGTCGAAGTACAAGGAAATGGATGCTGTATTTCTGCCTCAGGTAGATTTTTCATTTACTGCATTGCATTCAGATAATCCTTTGAACGTGTTTGGATTTAAGCTCCAGCAGCAATCAGTTCAGGCGGCTGATTTTAATCCCACTTTATTGAATAACCCCAAAAGCATTGGTGATTTTACGGCCAAGCTGCAGGTAAAGCAACCCATTCTAAACCTCGACATGATTCACCTGCGCAAAGCAGTTGCAAAGCAGGCAGACATTTATGGGTACAAAGCACAAAGAACCAAAGAATACCTCACGTACGAAGTACAAAAAGCCTACCTGCAATTACAATTGCTGTACCAGCAAGTAAGTGTGTTGCAAGAAGCCCTGGCCACTGCTCAAGCTACGGCCGTATTTGTTCAACACCGGGTAGACGAAGGCCTGATGCAAAAGGCCGATCTCATGAATACTAAAGTGATGATGACAGGCATTGAATCATCCATTGCTGAAGCGAAGAGCAATATTGCCAATGCCAGCGATTTTCTGAGTTTGCTGATGGACAAACCTTACGGAACAGTGTACGCCGTACAGCAAGGTGCAAATAGCATGACTGTAAACACCGGCAAAACTATTGCTGCAAACCGTGCCGATTTTGCGGCCATGCAAGCTGCCATTGATGCCAGCGATTTAGCAATGGCCGCGGGTAAAAAAAGTTACTTACCCAAGCTCAATGCCTTCGCCAGCTATCAGTACAACGACCGCAGCCTGTTGGGTTTTGGTTCTGGTTCTTACCTGGCAGGCGCCATGCTTAGCTGGGATATTTTCAAAGGCAACAGCACCAAAAATAAATTGGCTACGCAACAATTAGAGCGTACCCGGCTTGCTGATCAGCTGGATATACAAAGACAACAAAGCGATTTGGAATTGGCCAAAACCATTCGTCAATATGATGATGCCAACTATCGCATTGCGCAGCAGGAAGCTGCCGTTGCTACTGCTACCGAAGCTCTCCGCATGTTGAAAGACCGGCATGAGCAAGGCTTGGCCGGAAATACCGATTTGCTGATGGCGCAAAACCAATTGTCGCAGCAAAAGCTGGCTTTGGCCAACGCCATTTTCCAGCGCAACAGCACTGCTGCTCTTATCCAATTTCTCACCGCAAATACTCAATAA
- a CDS encoding tRNA1(Val) (adenine(37)-N6)-methyltransferase: MSNSWFQFKQFTIHQDKCAMKVTTDACLFGAWVAAHVKKLPTKLLYDLGTGTGLLSMMLAQARSDMRIVAVDIEEAAVLQARNNAAASPFAHQIEVLQQDIRWMPAEPKADFIISNPPFHELQLSSIFDAKNIAHHSDALLLEELFLKAKSLLAANGQFAVLLPFYRKQAMLTLAAELHFTVVHGCDVRQTPKHDLFRTMAIFAHGTAPHATFSNMSIGGEQEQYDPVFVQLLKDYYLKL, translated from the coding sequence ATGTCCAATAGCTGGTTTCAATTCAAGCAGTTTACCATTCATCAGGACAAGTGTGCCATGAAGGTGACCACCGATGCCTGCCTGTTTGGTGCCTGGGTAGCAGCACATGTAAAAAAACTTCCAACTAAACTCTTGTATGATTTAGGAACAGGTACCGGCTTGCTGAGTATGATGCTGGCACAAGCCCGGTCAGATATGCGCATTGTAGCGGTAGACATTGAGGAAGCTGCAGTGTTGCAAGCCCGCAACAATGCAGCAGCATCGCCTTTTGCCCATCAAATTGAAGTATTGCAGCAAGACATCCGTTGGATGCCGGCCGAACCGAAAGCCGATTTTATCATCAGCAATCCGCCTTTTCATGAGCTGCAGCTCAGCTCCATTTTTGATGCAAAAAACATTGCCCATCATTCCGATGCTTTGCTGCTCGAAGAATTATTCCTGAAAGCAAAATCGTTGTTGGCTGCAAATGGACAATTTGCCGTGCTGCTGCCTTTTTACCGCAAGCAAGCCATGCTCACTTTAGCAGCAGAACTTCATTTCACGGTGGTGCATGGGTGCGATGTGCGGCAAACGCCCAAACATGATTTATTCAGAACGATGGCCATTTTTGCCCATGGTACCGCCCCGCATGCAACATTCAGCAACATGAGCATTGGCGGCGAACAAGAACAATACGACCCGGTATTTGTACAATTATTGAAAGACTATTACCTGAAATTGTGA
- the hscB gene encoding Fe-S protein assembly co-chaperone HscB — translation MNYFELFDIPVAFTVNKAELTRTYVKLQKQYHPDFFGQESDEAQEKAMEMSSLINQAWKTFQTEDATVKYVLQLHGMLEEEEKFALPPAFLMEVMELNEMRMDGADAASIKQRVDDLQAEIKTPVSGILTSTDTASLSENALQQVKTWYYQKKYLDRLLAE, via the coding sequence ATGAACTACTTCGAATTATTTGATATTCCGGTGGCTTTCACCGTCAACAAAGCGGAGCTAACCCGCACTTATGTGAAGCTGCAAAAGCAGTATCACCCCGATTTTTTTGGTCAGGAGTCGGACGAGGCACAGGAAAAGGCCATGGAAATGTCGTCGCTCATTAACCAGGCCTGGAAGACATTTCAAACGGAAGATGCCACAGTGAAATATGTGCTGCAGCTGCATGGTATGCTGGAGGAAGAAGAAAAGTTTGCCCTGCCCCCCGCTTTTTTGATGGAGGTAATGGAACTGAATGAAATGCGGATGGATGGTGCCGATGCGGCCAGTATCAAACAACGGGTTGACGACCTCCAGGCAGAAATAAAGACGCCCGTTTCAGGTATTTTAACCAGTACTGATACGGCCAGCCTGAGCGAAAATGCCTTGCAACAAGTAAAGACCTGGTATTATCAGAAAAAATATTTGGACCGATTGTTGGCTGAATAG
- a CDS encoding acetate uptake transporter yields MQQQQHTSHPDPTALGLFGLAMVTLVASSQKLGLTQGTSMVLPWAIFLGALAQLVAGVYDFKKGNAFGGTAFIAYGFFWLAVGMSWLIGMGALGDSLKAAADSRQLGVAFIGYLIFTLYMTIGATQTNTVLFAIFALIDLLFIGLSISVLSTNEALKEAAHQLAAYAELLISLASFYLSAAYIFKAQFGKTLLPIGGKLFASKTTL; encoded by the coding sequence ATGCAACAGCAACAACATACTTCGCATCCCGACCCTACAGCACTGGGTTTATTTGGTTTGGCCATGGTTACACTGGTAGCTTCTTCGCAAAAACTCGGGCTTACACAAGGCACATCCATGGTGCTGCCTTGGGCTATCTTTTTGGGCGCCCTGGCGCAATTGGTAGCGGGTGTATATGATTTTAAAAAGGGCAATGCATTTGGCGGCACTGCGTTCATCGCTTATGGTTTTTTCTGGTTGGCAGTGGGTATGTCGTGGCTTATTGGTATGGGGGCTTTGGGTGACTCATTAAAAGCCGCAGCAGACTCCCGTCAGTTGGGCGTTGCTTTTATTGGGTACCTCATATTTACCCTGTACATGACCATCGGCGCTACACAAACCAACACCGTGTTATTCGCCATCTTTGCTTTGATTGATTTGCTTTTTATTGGGCTGAGCATTTCTGTGTTGTCTACCAATGAAGCACTGAAAGAAGCGGCACATCAGTTGGCTGCATATGCTGAATTACTCATCAGCCTTGCATCCTTTTATTTGTCTGCAGCCTACATTTTCAAAGCGCAGTTCGGAAAAACCTTGTTGCCTATTGGCGGCAAATTGTTTGCATCCAAGACCACATTGTAA
- a CDS encoding glycoside hydrolase family 43 protein produces the protein MHVSIAQDSVYLFAYFNNNGKDGLHLAYSEDGYTYKAIKNDKSLLRPVLSKDSLMRDPCIIQGIDGRFHMVWTVSWNDRGIGYASSSDLIHWSEQQYIPVMAHEDSALNCWAPEITYDAKKQQYIIYWATTIPGRFAAGSQSGDGRYNHRMYYVSTKDFRSFSQAQLLYDYDFSVIDASIFLVGKRYAMLLKDETKTPPQKNLRITFSKHAHKGFSKPSAPITGKYWAEGPTVARVGEQWVVYFDKYTSHTYGAVASKDLIQWEDISDKVHFPKGIRHGTVLRISRATLLPLLAL, from the coding sequence ATGCATGTTTCAATTGCTCAGGATAGTGTGTACCTCTTTGCTTATTTCAACAACAATGGCAAAGACGGTCTTCACTTGGCATATAGCGAAGATGGCTATACCTACAAGGCTATCAAAAACGATAAATCATTGCTGCGACCTGTGTTGAGCAAAGACAGCCTGATGCGTGACCCTTGCATTATTCAAGGCATTGATGGCCGCTTTCATATGGTATGGACAGTGAGTTGGAATGACCGCGGCATTGGTTATGCGTCCTCATCAGATCTTATTCATTGGAGTGAGCAGCAATACATTCCCGTGATGGCGCATGAAGACAGTGCACTTAACTGCTGGGCACCCGAAATAACGTACGATGCCAAAAAGCAACAGTACATTATTTATTGGGCTACCACTATTCCGGGTCGTTTTGCAGCAGGTAGTCAATCTGGCGACGGACGCTACAATCACCGCATGTATTATGTGAGCACAAAAGATTTTCGCAGCTTTAGCCAAGCCCAGTTGTTGTATGATTATGATTTTAGTGTGATTGATGCCAGCATTTTTCTGGTTGGCAAACGCTACGCCATGCTGTTGAAAGATGAAACCAAAACGCCGCCACAAAAAAATCTGCGCATCACCTTCAGTAAGCATGCACACAAAGGTTTCAGCAAACCTTCTGCACCTATTACGGGTAAGTATTGGGCTGAAGGACCAACTGTGGCAAGAGTAGGTGAGCAGTGGGTGGTTTACTTTGATAAATACACCAGTCATACTTACGGTGCGGTTGCTTCCAAAGACCTCATTCAGTGGGAAGACATTTCAGACAAAGTGCATTTTCCGAAAGGCATCAGGCATGGTACGGTGTTGCGCATCAGCAGGGCAACGCTGCTGCCATTGCTGGCTTTGTAA
- a CDS encoding glycoside hydrolase family 2 protein: MGFLCTKGRNSGKWTTIPVPSHWEQHGFGGYDYGRDYVTYGKNFRFHDEQGQYKHRFKVPDSWKGKDIFIVFEGSMTDTEVKINGKLAGPVHQGAFYQFKYNIADKLLWGKDNLLEVTVSKMSADASVNNAERLADYWILGGIFRPVYLMALPASHIVRTSIDAKADGSFAAQVFLQKPVQASQLKASLFDSKGKLVASFQQPVTGKDSAFVLRHQLAGIQTWNAETPNLYKLQLDWLHAGKKLHSITQKFGFRTIEIRKGEGIFINGTQVKMKGVNRHVWWPETGRAVNAKIDLMDVQLMKQMNMNAVRCSHYPPDQSFLDICDSLGLYVLDELAGWQKAYSTKAGAPLVKEMVERDANHPSIIIWSNGNEGGHNKELDDDYGMYDFSKRPVIHAHHRPGNDFNGIDCNHYEDYYSSKKILEDEPHIYMPTEFLHSQDDGGGGAALYDFWELHWKAKKSAGGFLWALVDEGLVRTDMNNLIDVNGVNAPDGVLGPHREKEGSFFAIRDIFSPVKISWPDLLPASFDGTVALENRYHYSNLNSCVFKWQLLNYTKPYSGQKGASVLKKGNAASPDIAPLKTGNLSLMLPTDWRNYDALELIVVDQHGAEVIRDIRRIKNNQALLTAAMSRSGKDSVTIADNDTLITLKSGPVSIAINKSTGLLEKVANADRGPLSFANGPVLVGGDAKVQSVVAGKQGANAVVTVTYTGTMQQAVWTMQPGGWVKLEYQYAPVGTQQFAGISFSYPENFMLGARWLGNGPYRVWKNRMLGGRFSVHENMNNNTITGSYPWNFPEFKGYYANIAWMEMNTVEGKFLMASEDDSLFVRLFNFYGLSGPKPHPVLPSGDISWLDAIPPVGTKLALGLNTNTKVLGPQSEPKVFDGKPIKHTLWFYFGLPSPEDQRQQFTMPSVNDLL, encoded by the coding sequence ATGGGATTTTTATGCACCAAAGGCCGCAACAGCGGTAAGTGGACAACCATTCCTGTGCCATCGCATTGGGAGCAGCATGGCTTTGGTGGCTATGATTATGGCCGTGATTATGTGACCTATGGTAAAAACTTTCGCTTTCATGATGAACAGGGACAATACAAGCATCGCTTCAAAGTACCCGACAGCTGGAAAGGCAAAGATATTTTCATTGTGTTCGAAGGTTCGATGACGGACACAGAAGTAAAGATTAATGGTAAGTTGGCTGGTCCGGTTCATCAAGGTGCCTTCTATCAATTCAAATACAATATTGCTGATAAACTCTTGTGGGGCAAGGATAACCTGCTGGAAGTAACCGTGAGTAAAATGAGTGCTGATGCCAGTGTAAACAACGCTGAACGCTTGGCCGACTACTGGATATTAGGCGGCATTTTTCGTCCGGTGTATTTGATGGCTTTGCCCGCTTCGCATATTGTACGTACTTCTATTGATGCAAAAGCAGATGGCAGTTTTGCAGCACAAGTATTTTTACAAAAACCGGTACAGGCTTCGCAACTTAAAGCCAGCCTATTCGATAGCAAAGGAAAGCTGGTAGCAAGTTTTCAGCAACCGGTTACGGGTAAAGATTCTGCGTTTGTATTGCGTCATCAGCTGGCGGGCATACAAACATGGAATGCGGAAACGCCCAACTTGTACAAGCTGCAATTAGATTGGCTGCATGCGGGTAAAAAATTGCACAGCATTACACAGAAGTTTGGTTTCAGAACCATCGAGATTCGTAAGGGTGAAGGCATTTTCATCAATGGCACGCAGGTAAAAATGAAAGGGGTGAACCGGCATGTGTGGTGGCCCGAAACAGGCAGGGCCGTAAATGCGAAAATTGATTTGATGGATGTGCAACTGATGAAGCAAATGAACATGAATGCTGTTCGTTGTTCGCATTACCCACCCGATCAATCTTTTCTGGATATCTGCGATTCATTGGGCTTGTATGTGTTGGATGAGTTGGCCGGCTGGCAAAAAGCATACAGTACCAAAGCCGGTGCACCATTGGTAAAAGAAATGGTAGAACGGGATGCCAATCATCCGAGCATCATCATCTGGAGCAATGGCAATGAAGGTGGGCACAACAAAGAATTGGATGATGATTATGGTATGTATGATTTTAGCAAACGTCCGGTGATACATGCACATCATCGTCCCGGCAATGATTTCAATGGTATTGATTGTAACCATTACGAAGATTATTACAGCAGCAAGAAAATACTTGAAGACGAACCACACATTTATATGCCGACTGAATTTTTGCACAGTCAGGATGATGGTGGTGGCGGTGCTGCTTTGTACGACTTTTGGGAGCTGCATTGGAAAGCGAAAAAAAGTGCCGGTGGATTTTTGTGGGCACTGGTAGATGAGGGATTGGTAAGAACCGACATGAACAACCTTATAGATGTAAATGGCGTGAATGCACCAGATGGCGTATTGGGGCCACATCGGGAAAAGGAAGGCAGTTTTTTTGCCATCCGCGATATTTTTTCACCTGTAAAAATCAGCTGGCCCGATTTGCTGCCTGCCAGTTTCGACGGAACAGTGGCTCTTGAAAACCGGTATCATTATAGCAACCTCAATAGTTGTGTATTCAAATGGCAATTGTTGAATTATACCAAGCCATACAGCGGACAAAAAGGTGCCAGTGTGTTGAAAAAAGGCAATGCTGCATCACCCGATATTGCTCCCTTGAAAACAGGCAATTTATCGCTGATGCTACCCACTGATTGGCGCAACTACGATGCGTTGGAATTGATTGTTGTTGACCAGCACGGAGCAGAAGTGATTCGTGATATCCGGCGCATAAAAAACAATCAGGCCTTGTTGACTGCGGCCATGAGCCGTAGCGGAAAAGACAGCGTCACAATTGCAGACAACGATACATTGATTACGCTGAAATCAGGCCCGGTAAGTATTGCCATCAATAAATCTACTGGCTTGCTTGAAAAAGTGGCTAATGCAGACCGTGGCCCATTGTCGTTTGCCAATGGCCCTGTGCTGGTAGGTGGTGATGCCAAAGTGCAGTCGGTTGTTGCCGGCAAGCAAGGTGCCAATGCGGTAGTAACGGTTACTTATACGGGCACTATGCAACAAGCCGTGTGGACCATGCAGCCCGGTGGTTGGGTGAAGCTGGAATACCAATATGCACCCGTAGGAACGCAACAATTTGCAGGCATTAGCTTCAGCTATCCTGAAAACTTTATGCTGGGTGCCCGCTGGTTGGGCAACGGGCCTTACAGAGTTTGGAAAAACCGGATGTTGGGCGGTCGGTTTAGTGTACATGAAAACATGAACAACAATACCATAACCGGTAGCTATCCATGGAATTTTCCAGAGTTTAAAGGTTATTACGCCAACATTGCCTGGATGGAAATGAATACGGTAGAAGGAAAATTCTTAATGGCCAGTGAAGACGACAGTTTGTTTGTCCGGTTGTTTAACTTCTACGGATTGAGCGGTCCTAAACCACATCCGGTATTGCCTTCTGGCGATATTTCATGGCTTGATGCAATACCGCCCGTTGGTACCAAGTTAGCGTTGGGTTTAAACACCAATACCAAAGTGTTAGGTCCGCAAAGTGAGCCCAAAGTGTTTGACGGCAAACCTATCAAACACACATTGTGGTTTTATTTTGGCCTGCCTTCGCCCGAAGATCAGCGGCAGCAGTTCACCATGCCTTCAGTAAATGATTTGTTGTAA